The genomic window GGCAGTATTGCAAAAATCATGCTTGGAAAGAATGACAATAGCCTACATCCGGAAACATTGGATGGACAAAAATCCTATTAAGAATTAATCGGAAAACTTCTGGATACGATCATAGAATTCAAGGACAAGCTGTGTCAGTTCACTATCCATATTGAGACTGAAAGTACGTATCTGTTTTCCCAGGGGTTTCTCTTTAACGATACCTGTTTCTACAAGAGGTGCGATTACACGGGCAACACTCGAATGAGACAAACCTGTCTCTTCTGCAATACCTGAGAGATAGGTAGAGTCACCCTTATGGGATATCAGGTTTTTGAGAACTGTCATTTGTGCAGTCTTGCCGAATATCTTTTCAAGAACATCCATCCTGTTTACTTACAATATTATATTTTATAAGGTTTTCTAATTATGGTCAACTTATATCTCTAAATAACAGGTCTTCCATATATTTGGAAAAGCTTTAATAGCATAGACTATTTGATAGGAATAACGAAATTATTTAGTGGTCCTTATGCCCGAAAAAGAACTTGACGATAAGATACTCAGTCTTCTTGAAAAGAATCCGGCCCTTTCTGCAGTCGAACTGGCAGATGTACTGAACATATCTGAAAAAGCAGTACAAACAAGACTTGAAGAGATGGGAGATTCCAGGCAAACCATCCTGATAATAGATGACGAGCCCGACGCCATAATTGCTGCAAAAAGAGCGTTGCAGGCAGAAGGATATAATGTTATTGAGGCATATAACGGGAAAACCGGTCTCGAAGCAATTGAGGAAAAAATACCAGACCTTATTCTTCTGGATGTCATGATGCCGGATATGGATGGTTTTGAAGTATGCAAACACCTGAAAGAAGATGAACTGCATAACCACATCCCCATAATAATGCTTACTGCAAAAGGCGAAGTTGATGACCGGGTAGAAGGAATCGAGACAGGTGCAGACGATTATATTACAAAGCCCTTCAACCTGAGAGAACTTAAAGCCCGAATTCAAATGGTATTGCGCCGGGCACAAAGCTGATCATTCCCATGTTTTTCAGTAATCGACGATATAACATAATAATCATAACTTTCATTGCCCTTCTTTTTATAGGTTCTGTTGTTTTTTTGGGGGCACGTTCAAACTTTGAGGTCCAGGAAATCTTTGAGGAGCAATATACAGAACAACAGACCCTCAATGCAAAGCAAATATCCTCAGGCGTCACAGAGTTTCTGAATGAGAAGATCGTAGCCCTGGAAGTAATAGCAGGTGCTGAAAATGGAGTTCCTGATGACTTCTATATGATATCATTCAAATCCCTTTACGAAAGGTCGCAGGGATTTTATGCCCTTGAGTATATTGATGAAAGCGGCACCATTGTCTCAGGTTATCCTGAAGATAGAGCACCTCTGGGATATAACCTGTATGAAAACAATATGGAGCAAGCTTTCCAAAAAACAAAATCAATGGGCAGGACCTATATTACCGATCCTACATACACGTTTGAAGACGAACTTGCAATGTATGTTTGGGTTCCCGTCTATTCTGGAAATGATTTCAAAGGAACTGTCCTGGCAATAATACGTATCGAGGAAATCACAGAAAGGGTCATACAAAGTTATGATTCATCAGCCGGTTATGTCTATATTATTGATGATAGGGGGAAACTGCTGTATCACAGTGACAACCCAAAAGAAACAGGAAAAAATTATTTCGATATTCTCAATGAGCCCGACCAAGACCGTCTTTACATACTTGGGGAACAGACAGAAGGAAAAGAAGGCGGGGGTCGTTTTGAGGAACTCAACGAAAACAATGAACTGGAAGAAAAACTCGTATCATATGTACCAATAAAATGGTACAATCAGGTGTGGTCTGTAGGTGTTGTGACACCTGTACCTTTCATAACCTCAATTGTACGCTCCATATACCTGAAACAGGCAACCTTTATGATAATAACGACATTTTTCATTTTGTTCTTCACTTCATTGATATCATTGATCTTTTTA from Methanohalophilus halophilus includes these protein-coding regions:
- a CDS encoding MarR family transcriptional regulator, with the translated sequence MDVLEKIFGKTAQMTVLKNLISHKGDSTYLSGIAEETGLSHSSVARVIAPLVETGIVKEKPLGKQIRTFSLNMDSELTQLVLEFYDRIQKFSD
- a CDS encoding response regulator gives rise to the protein MPEKELDDKILSLLEKNPALSAVELADVLNISEKAVQTRLEEMGDSRQTILIIDDEPDAIIAAKRALQAEGYNVIEAYNGKTGLEAIEEKIPDLILLDVMMPDMDGFEVCKHLKEDELHNHIPIIMLTAKGEVDDRVEGIETGADDYITKPFNLRELKARIQMVLRRAQS
- a CDS encoding sensor histidine kinase; translation: MFFSNRRYNIIIITFIALLFIGSVVFLGARSNFEVQEIFEEQYTEQQTLNAKQISSGVTEFLNEKIVALEVIAGAENGVPDDFYMISFKSLYERSQGFYALEYIDESGTIVSGYPEDRAPLGYNLYENNMEQAFQKTKSMGRTYITDPTYTFEDELAMYVWVPVYSGNDFKGTVLAIIRIEEITERVIQSYDSSAGYVYIIDDRGKLLYHSDNPKETGKNYFDILNEPDQDRLYILGEQTEGKEGGGRFEELNENNELEEKLVSYVPIKWYNQVWSVGVVTPVPFITSIVRSIYLKQATFMIITTFFILFFTSLISLIFLSWNRKLEEEVHKKTEQLENSNQRLQKLNRVKNEFLSMVSHELKTPLTAMRTSSEFLREEDCDKETQEEMLDLIIRNIDRQSRMVDDLLDISRIESGRMVFKEEKIDLKDIIDNAIQMMEPMATKYGIAIEREVDNDPRVKADKDKLLRVFVNLLNNAIKFTANKGENIKIKTEEIRDFVEISVTDRGIGIPENEQDKIFEKFYQVDSTSRRKVGGSGLGLAIIKGIIEGQGDSIRVKSEPGVGSTFIFTLRKWEK